The following proteins are co-located in the Lentibacillus sp. JNUCC-1 genome:
- the pgmB gene encoding beta-phosphoglucomutase: MATTFIFDLDGVITDTADLHYQAWKALADELGIPMNRTFNEQLKGLSRMDSLDIILGESGKSDDFSSEEKEQLATQKNEHYQKLILTLGPADMLPGIPELLNTLKVSGYKLGLASASRNARTVLEALEILDVFDVIADAEKVENSKPAPDIFLLAASSLKASPQDCIGIEDAASGIEAIKRAGMVAIGVGETEILKKADLVVSTTDELNVEDMLKVWQANTPK, encoded by the coding sequence ATGGCCACAACTTTTATCTTTGACTTGGATGGTGTGATCACAGATACAGCAGACCTGCACTACCAGGCCTGGAAAGCTCTTGCTGACGAACTGGGCATTCCGATGAACCGCACGTTTAACGAGCAACTGAAAGGACTTAGTCGCATGGATTCACTCGATATTATTCTGGGTGAATCCGGTAAAAGCGATGATTTTTCCAGCGAAGAAAAAGAACAGCTCGCCACACAAAAAAATGAGCATTATCAGAAACTGATCCTGACGCTTGGGCCTGCAGATATGCTTCCAGGAATTCCGGAGTTACTGAACACCTTGAAAGTTTCCGGCTATAAATTAGGGTTGGCCTCCGCTAGTCGAAACGCCAGAACTGTTCTTGAAGCCCTTGAAATTCTTGATGTGTTTGACGTGATTGCAGATGCAGAAAAAGTCGAAAACTCCAAGCCTGCGCCAGACATCTTTTTACTTGCAGCTTCCAGTTTAAAAGCATCTCCACAAGACTGCATCGGAATTGAAGATGCCGCAAGTGGGATTGAAGCCATTAAACGAGCCGGCATGGTGGCAATCGGCGTTGGCGAGACTGAGATTTTGAAAAAGGCAGATCTCGTCGTATCGACCACAGATGAACTCAATGTGGAGGATATGCTCAAGGTCTGGCAGGCTAACACGCCAAAATAG